The genomic region TTCGCGGCGGCGCCAACGTCAGCCTGACCCTGCTCAATGCCAATGAAAAAACCGAGCGCCTTAACCTGCCCGACAGCCTCAAATGCCAACACACCGCCAAGCTCACCAGTGGCCATTGCCTGTACTCGGACATGGGCCGCGTATTGGCCGCCATCACCGCCGACACCTGCGGCTGGAGTGACAGCATCGGTGGCGTGTTATGCGCCGCCGAAGTCGCGGAAAAATACGGCAAGGGCCGCTATCAAGAGCTGCGCAACGGCTTCTACCGCAACGGCACCGACAACCTGCTGGTGGAATTGGGCAAGTGGGGCCTGGGGCTGTCCGACCTGCTGATGACCCTCAACCTGTTCAGCAAAATCACCGTGGATGACACCGGCACGCTGCACTTTGCCGAAGGTAATTCCAAGGCGGGCGACTACATCGAACTCTACGCACCGATGGACACGCTGGTGGTGCTCACCGCCCTGCAACACCCCATGGACCCCAACCCCGAATACGCGCCGCAGCCGCTGAAACTCAGCTGGATGAACGCCGACCCAAGCGTCGCCGAACACTGCCGCACCTCGCGCCCGGAAAACGAGCGCGGCTTTATCAACACTGACCGTCTGTTCGCCTGAGGACCTGCCATGTCTATCGCACTCGCCAACCAACCGGACGCGGCCGTGTACCGCGCGACCATCCCCGCCGGCGAACCCTGGCTGATGGAAGTCAAGGCCGGCCAGACGCTGCGCATCCTCGACCTTGAGGGCAACCAGGCCGTCGACACGCTGTTCTACAGCCTGAAAAACCCCAAGGAACGCTACGACGTGCAGCGCACGTTGCGCCGGCAAAACAGGGTGTACCTGAGCATCGGCAGCGTGCTGTATTCCAACCTTGGCCAGCCGATGCTGACCATCGTCGACGACACCTGCGGGCGCCATGACACCCTCGGCGGCGCCTGCGCCCAAGAGAGCAACACCGTGCGCTACGCCCTGGAAAAACGCTACATGCACAGCTGCCGCGACAACTACCTGCGGGCCTGCGCCCACGATGGAAGGCTGGGTAA from Pseudomonas yamanorum harbors:
- a CDS encoding urea amidolyase associated protein UAAP1 translates to MTDSTQLFPPFAEEMLPGGGHRSFVLKRGQLLRLTDIRGGANVSLTLLNANEKTERLNLPDSLKCQHTAKLTSGHCLYSDMGRVLAAITADTCGWSDSIGGVLCAAEVAEKYGKGRYQELRNGFYRNGTDNLLVELGKWGLGLSDLLMTLNLFSKITVDDTGTLHFAEGNSKAGDYIELYAPMDTLVVLTALQHPMDPNPEYAPQPLKLSWMNADPSVAEHCRTSRPENERGFINTDRLFA
- a CDS encoding urea amidolyase associated protein UAAP2; the encoded protein is MSIALANQPDAAVYRATIPAGEPWLMEVKAGQTLRILDLEGNQAVDTLFYSLKNPKERYDVQRTLRRQNRVYLSIGSVLYSNLGQPMLTIVDDTCGRHDTLGGACAQESNTVRYALEKRYMHSCRDNYLRACAHDGRLGKSDIGPNINFFMNVPVTADGGLTFEDGISAPGKYVDLRAEMDVIVLISNCPQLNNPCNGYNPTPAELLVWN